A window from Theobroma cacao cultivar B97-61/B2 chromosome 3, Criollo_cocoa_genome_V2, whole genome shotgun sequence encodes these proteins:
- the LOC18605376 gene encoding 21 kDa protein → MEGTFCSHSFKFLLILLAISSYINFSSAGRQIAPQSSAEFIRTCCSSTTYPKLCFETLSTHASLIQTSPQLLAHAALNVTLSTAESTSAMMVTLSKSHGLKPREAEAMQDCVEELSDSIDELRKSISEMGQIKGSNFGLMINDVQTWVSAALTDESTCSDGFQGNNMNGNVKTAVRTKILRIAHLTSNALALINNYASLHG, encoded by the coding sequence ATGGAAGGCACCTTCTGTAGTCATTCTTTTAAATTCCTTCTCATTCTTCTTGCCATTAGttcttacataaattttagtTCAGCTGGTAGGCAAATTGCCCCACAGTCCAGCGCTGAGTTCATCAGAACCTGTTGTAGTTCAACGACTTACCCAAAACTTTGTTTTGAGACTCTCTCAACCCACGCTAGCTTGATCCAAACAAGCCCTCAGCTCTTGGCCCATGCAGCCCTCAATGTGACCCTTTCAACCGCCGAATCAACCTCCGCCATGATGGTAACGCTTTCCAAAAGCCATGGATTGAAGCCAAGAGAGGCGGAAGCCATGCAAGACTGTGTGGAGGAACTGAGCGACAGCATAGATGAGCTCAGAAAGTCAATAAGCGAGATGGGTCAGATCAAAGGCTCCAATTTTGGACTGATGATAAACGATGTACAGACTTGGGTTAGCGCTGCTCTGACAGACGAGAGCACCTGCAGCGATGGGTTTCAAGGGAATAACATGAACGGGAATGTGAAGACGGCTGTGAGAACCAAGATTCTGAGAATCGCTCATTTGACAAGCAATGCCTTAGCTTTGATCAACAACTATGCTTCTCTTCATGGTTAG
- the LOC18605375 gene encoding endoglucanase 8 — translation MASGERNSMITLLTLLLLLGMAMLDRVASQNYGDALSKCILFFEGQRSGKLPPNQRMNWRKDSALRDGFDIGMNLVGGYYDAGDNVKFNFPMAFSTTMLAWSVIEFGQFMGSDLQYALDSIRWGTDYLLEATKFPGKVTAAVGDPNADHNCWQRPEDMDTPRTSYVVNQTHPGSEVSAETAAALAASSLVFESADKKYSIVLVNRAKQVFDFADMFRGNYKDSVGQGVCPFYCDYDGYVDELIWGAAWLFKVTNEQKYWDYLQRNIPRLPKKVTTLVDGQLQASASFAEFGWDAKYAGINVLVSGLVMNSNNSNPYVLQAGKFVCTLLPESPSKSVSYSPGGLLFKPGGSNMQHATSLSFLLVVYAQYLKKHNGAVPCGNVNAEPSRLEQIAKGQVDYILGKNPLSMSYMVGFGQKFPQRIHHRAASLPSIGNHPEHIKCKDGTPYFQTKNPNPNLLTGAIVGGPDEKDQFPDNRMNAPQSEPTTYINAPFVGVLAYFKAFPNPQAI, via the exons ATGGCCAGCGGCGAACGTAACAGTATGATCACTCTACTAACGTTGTTATTGTTATTAGGGATGGCGATGCTTGACAGAGTTGCTTCACAGAACTATGGCGATGCATTGTCCAAGTGCATTTTATTCTTCGAAGGGCAGAGGTCAGGAAAGCTTCCACCTAACCAAAGAATGAATTGGAGAAAGGACTCTGCTCTTCGTGATGGTTTTGACATTGGT ATGAATCTAGTAGGTGGCTATTACGATGCCGGTGACAAcgtgaaatttaattttccaATGGCATTCTCAACAACAATGCTAGCATGGAGCGTAATCGAATTTGGCCAATTTATGGGCTCAGACCTGCAATATGCACTGGATTCCATTCGTTGGGGCACAGACTACTTGCTCGAGGCCACGAAGTTCCCTGGCAAAGTCACGGCCGCCGTTGGTGATCCTAACGCTGATCATAATTGCTGGCAAAGGCCCGAAGACATGGACACTCCAAGAACCAGTTACGTGGTTAATCAAACCCACCCTGGCTCTGAAGTATCAGCCGAGACTGCAGCTGCACTTGCGGCATCTTCCTTGGTCTTCGAGTCCGCTGACAAGAAATACTCTATAGTACTTGTCAATAGGGCAAAGCAG GTCTTTGACTTCGCGGATATGTTTCGGGGGAACTATAAAGACAGTGTTGGCCAAGGAGTGTGTCCATTCTATTGTGATTACGATGGCTATGTG GACGAACTGATATGGGGAGCAGCATGGTTGTTTAAGGTGACAAACGAACAGAAGTACTGGGACTATCTTCAAAGGAACATTCCACGTCTGCCGAAGAAAGTCACGACGCTTGTAGATGGTCAGTTACAAGCTAGTGCTAGCTTTGCTGAATTTGGATGGGATGCAAAGTACGCCGGTATAAATGTTCTTGTTTCCGGG TTGGTAATGAACTccaacaattcaaatccctaTGTTCTCCAAGCGGGGAAATTTGTGTGCACTCTGTTGCCAGAATCGCCTTCCAAATCTGTTTCATACTCTCCAG GTGGGCTTTTGTTCAAACCTGGTGGAAGCAACATGCAGCACGCCACATCTTTGTCCTTTCTTCTGGTTGTTTACGCTCAATATCTGAAAAAACACAATGGAGCAGTTCCTTGTGGTAATGTTAATGCGGAACCATCTAGGCTCGAGCAAATTGCAAAAGGCCAG GTGGATTATATACTGGGAAAGAACCCACTGAGTATGTCATACATGGTGGGATTTGGCCAGAAGTTTCCTCAGAGAATACATCATCGGGCTGCTTCTCTACCATCCATTGGTAATCATCCAGAGCACATCAAATGCAAGGATGGAACCCCTTACTTCCAAACCAAAAATCCAAATCCTAACTTGCTTACAGGAGCTATCGTTGGAGGACCAGATGAGAAGGATCAGTTTCCTGATAACCGGATGAATGCTCCACAATCAGAGCCAACTACCTACATTAATGCGCCTTTTGTTGGGGTCCTGGCCTATTTCAAAGCATTTCCAAACCCCCAAGCTATATAG
- the LOC18605379 gene encoding 21 kDa protein, protein MEAAKSLRSCSLHFFHIFIFSFAILFLMSSIPTVSAKTSNSSCIKTYKSYIKTACKSATYQKDCYKSLSPYASTIKTDPEKLYKVTLYITIRAARETSSSISSLWRLKDLTPTERGIIRDCAETVSDAIDELKQSLTVMTNLRSSSDRRSEMENVRSWVSAALTDQSTCTDQFDGQTVSNAVNKNIKKTVLNLARMTSNCLALVDAVNY, encoded by the coding sequence atggaagCTGCTAAGAGTTTGAGAAGTTGTTCTTTACATTTTTTCCATATCTTCATATTTTCGTTTGCCATTCTCTTTCTCATGTCAAGCATTCCAACCGtctcagccaaaaccagcaACAGTTCTTGTATCAAAACCTACAAAAGTTACATCAAAACAGCCTGCAAATCGGCCACATATCAGAAAGATTGCTATAAATCACTCTCCCCGTACGCATCCACCATTAAAACCGATCCAGAGAAACTCTACAAGGTTACATTATACATCACTATAAGAGCTGCTCGTGAAACTTCCTCCTCCATATCATCGTTGTGGAGACTCAAGGACTTAACTCCTACTGAACGAGGGATCATCCGTGATTGCGCTGAAACCGTAAGCGATGCCATCGACGAGCTCAAGCAATCCTTGACGGTGATGACCAATTTGCGAAGCAGCTCAGATCGTAGGTCTGAAATGGAAAATGTAAGGAGCTGGGTTAGCGCCGCGTTAACAGATCAAAGCACATGCACGGATCAGTTTGATGGCCAGACAGTGAGCAATGCAGTGAATAAGAATATCAAGAAGACCGTGTTAAATCTGGCCAGGATGACAAGCAATTGTTTGGCTCTTGTCGATGCTGTCAATTACTAG